The Zobellia alginiliquefaciens genome contains a region encoding:
- a CDS encoding ATP-dependent 6-phosphofructokinase gives MADKSNFDIQTLGVPAIPSPINLSKTSGDKIFNFINENDRILADTSIHNFNTCMENMSKPECLEKAGPREKLFFNPEKTTAAIVSCGGLCPGINNVIRSLVMALHYFYGVKRIIGVKYGYEGLIPENGHDFMDLVPDKVKDIHEFGGTILGSSRGAQSVEKMVDSLVKNDINLLFTIGGDGTLKGANAIGEEIEKRGLNISVIGIPKTIDNDIDLIDKSFGYETSFDVASPIIRDAHNEATGAFNGIAIVKLMGRDSGFIAASTAISMPVVNFALVPEMHFQLDGKNGFLEALKKRLNNKKHAVIVVAEGAGQHLFNDDSKSHKDASGNIVHQDIGLLLKQHIKEYFDGQNMKTTVKYIDPSYIIRSAPANANDSLFCNRLAYHAVHGAMAGKTKFVIGRLNHKFVYLPISKVVNKRKKIDLEGEFWFGVLQSTGQPFTMYDE, from the coding sequence ATGGCCGATAAAAGTAATTTTGATATTCAAACATTAGGGGTGCCAGCCATACCATCACCAATAAATCTCAGCAAGACCAGTGGAGACAAAATATTCAATTTTATTAACGAAAACGATAGAATTTTAGCAGATACTTCCATCCATAATTTCAATACTTGTATGGAAAATATGAGTAAGCCGGAATGTCTGGAAAAAGCTGGTCCAAGGGAAAAGCTCTTTTTCAATCCTGAAAAAACAACTGCAGCCATCGTTAGTTGTGGAGGTCTCTGCCCCGGAATAAATAACGTAATCCGAAGTTTGGTTATGGCTCTGCATTATTTTTATGGAGTAAAGCGAATTATTGGAGTGAAATATGGCTATGAGGGACTCATTCCTGAAAACGGACATGATTTTATGGATTTGGTACCGGATAAGGTAAAAGACATTCATGAATTTGGAGGAACCATCCTCGGTTCTTCTAGAGGCGCCCAGTCTGTAGAAAAAATGGTCGACTCTCTGGTAAAGAACGACATTAATCTTCTTTTTACTATTGGCGGAGATGGCACCCTTAAAGGAGCTAATGCTATAGGAGAAGAAATTGAAAAAAGAGGACTGAATATTTCGGTTATTGGGATTCCAAAGACAATTGACAACGATATAGACTTAATTGATAAATCATTTGGTTATGAAACCTCGTTCGATGTTGCTAGTCCCATTATTAGAGATGCGCACAATGAGGCTACCGGAGCTTTCAACGGGATTGCCATTGTAAAACTAATGGGTAGAGATAGTGGATTTATCGCTGCATCTACCGCTATTTCCATGCCTGTGGTCAATTTTGCACTAGTACCAGAAATGCACTTTCAGCTAGATGGTAAAAATGGATTTTTGGAAGCTCTTAAAAAAAGGCTGAACAATAAGAAACATGCCGTTATTGTTGTTGCCGAAGGGGCAGGACAACATTTGTTCAATGATGACAGTAAATCCCATAAAGATGCATCGGGAAATATTGTTCATCAAGATATCGGCCTTTTATTAAAGCAGCATATTAAAGAATATTTTGATGGCCAAAATATGAAGACTACCGTAAAATATATAGATCCAAGCTATATTATACGCAGTGCTCCCGCTAATGCCAACGACAGCCTTTTTTGTAACAGACTAGCCTATCATGCGGTTCATGGCGCTATGGCAGGGAAAACTAAATTTGTGATAGGCAGGCTCAACCACAAATTTGTTTATTTACCAATTTCAAAAGTGGTCAACAAACGTAAGAAAATTGACTTGGAGGGCGAATTTTGGTTCGGGGTATTGCAAAGCACTGGGCAACCATTCACCATGTATGATGAATAG